GCCCGAGGCCATCAATGACGGACTGGTGCGGCTGGTCAACCGGGCCATTCCGGGCAGAATGACCTTGTGGTACCGGCGAACCCGAGAACGGTTGCGGCGCCGTGGCTGAGCGGCGCTCGGGTTCGGGCACGGCCACCTGCGAACGCGTCGAGGACACGATTGCGCTCGGGTCGCAGTTGGGCCAGCAGCTGCGCGCCGGGGACGTCGTTGTGCTCTCCGGTCCGCTTGGAGCGGGAAAAACCGTGTTGGCCAAGGGAATTGCCGCGGCGATGGACGTCGACGGTCCGGTCACGTCACCGACGTACGTGTTGGCCCGGGTGCACCCGGCGCGACGGGCGGGCGCGCCGGCGATGATTCACGTCGACGTCTACCGGCTGCTCGACCACCAGGGTGC
The DNA window shown above is from Mycobacterium sp. Aquia_216 and carries:
- the tsaE gene encoding tRNA (adenosine(37)-N6)-threonylcarbamoyltransferase complex ATPase subunit type 1 TsaE, whose amino-acid sequence is MAERRSGSGTATCERVEDTIALGSQLGQQLRAGDVVVLSGPLGAGKTVLAKGIAAAMDVDGPVTSPTYVLARVHPARRAGAPAMIHVDVYRLLDHQGADLLGELDSLDLDTDLQDAVVVVEWGEGLAERLSETHLDIRLERVSHSDVRIATWKWNCS